TGCTATCTACATTGTGAAGAGTTGTTGGATGGCCCAAAGGTCTCTGACCCCTAACATTATTCCCAACTTGCCAAACATGGTTCAACCTTGTTATGTTATATTTATCAGAAGGCAAAACTAATCTAGCATAGATAGTATAAAAATTTGACCCTTGATCATGTTGAATCGACATATCTGACACATTAAGGCCAATATCGGTAGGTAAAAGACTACAACCTCTTTTGGTTCCTTTAGTAACATCATAGGTACCAACTGGCAAATATGTACCATGGTATCTGATCCCTATGATTGCCTTTGTTCCAATCATTTCAGCCCTATTCCCTGGATTCACACCCCATCCTATCCACCCATCCCCTTGACCTATATTTGCACCAAATAAGATTTCAAGTATTGTGGTTGAGTTTGTGCCGTTGTGGTAATTCCAAGCAAATTCGGCTCCTAGAGTTCGTAATGGTTTGCATTttgttatgtttcttttttccATGAGTTTCGCAAATTTATGGCTGCATGAATATGATTGAGCTTTGACACCAATATTTGTAAAGAAGAGAAAGGACAATATCATAATGGTTACTAAGGTAGAAGATGACATGATTTTTTTGCTCTTCatgttcttttttcttcttttggttaTTTATGGCAAGTAATATGTTATATATAGAGAACAATATAGATTATAGTTAAGTCTTTTGTTCTGGTTGGATACTAAAGTGTTTGTTACCGTACATTAAAGCCAATCATGCTATGTTTTGTTGCTTTTGTTGTTTCTCTTTTATCATAAGAGATTGTCTTATACTTCTTTGAGAGGGTAAGAATTTTAGAACCTTCACAATGACATTTGCTAAAAATGTTGCGTTacaaataattatgaatttgCTCTGTATTGTTCTTTAGAAGTTACTTAAAGTGGCACATGTTTGAAGAGAAATCGTGTATCATGCAGCATCATTGTTGAATATGCTTAGATTGCTTACGTGAGATGTAGGAAATCCCTTTCACCTTTATGCTTGAGGACCTAATAGTTTGTTTCTACTCATTAATTATTTGCTCTCATTCATATTCCTTACTTTATTTGCTCTCATTCACATTCACCTTTATGCTtgaaagttcaatttttttgttttggttgaaaattttCCTAATACTTGAAagattatatcatatttttatttcctaatCTTTGttaataaaacaatataatatgtaatattcCTATAATTATGGTGGCatgcattataattttttatagaaCTCATAATTGAGAGAAAAGTATAgaactcataattttttattacaatgCTCCCTTTTACACATATAATTCTATATAAAAAGGAGAAGATAATAAGTAACAAAGATAACTAACTTAACtaaatataaactaattatTAACAACTCTTAAGAAACTTATCTCTAATAGTTATAGTATGGTATCTTGGCATTCAATGGAACCATATTTTTTAACGACATTATACTAGACACTTCATGTTGACTTTCAACATTCTTATGTGGTAGATTTCTAGAAACATCATCATTCTCATGTGtacggttttttttttcttaaccaAGGATTTACAACCCTCACATACCATACACTGACCCTTACGCTAGACTCCATATATTCTTTAGAGaaataaatgtataaaattcaatgcattgaaacaCACTCTATACAAGTTTTGTGAAGcaaaaactgttttttataTAGTAGTATAAAAGTAGCAAATCAACACCAATTTCAGTTTTTTCCTTAAATAGAAAACATCAATTTCAGTTTTACtagtctcttttttttttttgaaagaagttttaCTAGTCTCTTTGTTCCACAATAAGTGTTACGtttgtaaataatttattccGAAATGAATGTTATTTTCAAGATAATACCAATTAAAGGGACAAATAAGTTAATatcaaataccaaaaaaaaaatgttttttctctcaaaaaaaaaaaaatgtttcaatgaATTACTATCATGGTTGTTGCAAAACTATATGTTgaggaaaaaaatcaataaaaaatcaaaatacttTCAGCTATTTTTTCCACAGCTGTATCCACCTCCTAAATCAGCCAAGTAGAGATGGGTACGCAATATGAatagatttttgttgttttgtctgTTCACATCTTATTTTTGTTGTGCTGTATTATTTGCAAGttgtatataaattttcaagtttattcTATAATAATTTGGTCCTTATGATAATATTAAATAGCTTAATTGTACAATTAACCTTCTCTATATTCTAATATTAGTGACATGATTCAGACTAAGACTGTTATTCATGAACGTGCCAGAACCTTTTGTGTTGTTTTAGAGAAATCTTAGAATTATTTTGGGTTCAAGCATAGCTTTTGCTTGAtcagaaacaaacacaccaaatgGTTCATCTACATTCTGACGATTCAACTAACTGTTTTTGATCAGAAACAAGTTGTTGAGGCGATCTTGAATCTCAAACATTCCGTATCTAATACACTGATTAGCATGAATACCAAGACAATCACGGAACCTCCCAATAAAGATTCCATATACTGGCAGCAAGGTATTTGCCActgatattattatttcttctttAAGCTTCTTATCATATACAAACCAATTGGACTGAACTCTTCAAATTGCTTGTTGAACAATTTTAGcttttctttcaatatatcTTCTGCAACATCACCATTCAGTGCCGCACAGTCATTGTTGTCCAACTTCAAAAATTCCAACACTTTATTCCATGAATACCTTTGATAAAGATCAAGGTCTTGTTGGAATTTCGCTTGATTTCTTTGGAACCAATCATTACCAAATATGGTTTCCAAGTCCAAGCTTTTAATCATAGCTTCTATGTGCCTCCTATTATTCATCATGAAAAGATAGCGCAAAGCAAGTTCTCTGTACTCTTTGGACTTATAtgtcaatcttttctctaacatATCCATTATCCATTCCATCTGTTCTATAAAAGAATCTTTCACTACTACTCCATTATTCACCTTGGGATATTCCTGCAAAACTTGTTCGAGCGTGTGGCGTGACCTACAAGCAGAAGTGACGTAGCTAATGATCTGGACTGCCGTTGGATGATGTCGACCATCAGACCGAGAAACTTTCTTTGCTGCTGGGACACGGAAGGTCAGATAATTTAGTTTCAAGAAAAGGTCCCTGATTGCTTCTCCTAATCTGTTTTGGACTGTAACTGCAGCTTCCTTCACCGAAGAATCAGGACCCAAGTGGAATTTCGATATCAGATGATGCAaagtctcaaagattgcaagcATTTTGAATAAACACCAAATGGAAGGGCTTCCATCAGCAACTGCATTAGCAAAATTTAGAAGCTGAAATGTTGATCCGTGGAAAACCTCTGTGAAACAACGAGTAGCAGAGGAGGCGAAACCTGAAAAGACATGATCACAGAGTCGTTGTTCAAATGGAAATAGAATCTTAAGAGCGATTTCTGATGCTGTGATCCATAAAGGTAGTTGATCAAATCTGGAGGCAACTCATCGATCATGAAGTTAGGGCCGGGCAACATCAATTCAGAGTCATCATATTCATTGACATGCTTCAAAAGCATGTCGACAAGGTTCAAATTTTTCTGATGAAGCATGTtaagataattttttagttGTTCCATCGTACTAGCAATATCAGTATTAGCTAGTTGTGGCGAATCTACTTCAATAATTACTGAATTTTCATCTTGGAATTCACAAAATCCAATTTCTTCTacagaagaaaaggaagaacgAAAAATAATAAGGGAGTAAATCAAACCTGCTCCAATAATGAATAACTGGAATTTAATCTTCATGAGTAACACAGTTAGACATCcaagaaaaaagtaaagaagATCCACTTCGAATCCACAATGAGATTGCCTCGACAAACTCAGTGACATGATAGCAAAGGCAGCACAAGAAATGAGGCTATAAGCATCTGGTTTTCCATTTACCACTTTATCGAAGTAAAACGAATAGACAGAGGTGATTGTCAATACTAAAAAAGCTGTATGAGCTTTGAACCGAAGACTTCTAGACTGTTTCCATATATTTTCATACAAAATCATGATGCAAATGATGAAACTGAAAACAGTGTAAAGAATTATCTTCAACAAATTCCAATTTCCAAATAGATAGTTGAAGGAAGAGCTTAGAGCATAACAAACCAGTCCAACAGCAGCTGAAGCAAATCCCACAAATCTCCATACCTTTGTCTGCAACAGCCACCTCTGAACTTTGATGAGCATGTGTACTGTCATGTTCTTTCTTACAAAGTATGTTATTAAAAATTGCTTACAGAGAAACTTATGGAAGCAATTATGGGCAACCAATTATGGAAGATTATGTGACATGAGTTTTGCATTGATAGGCCTCAAGGCCAGCTGTCCAAGTCTAATTTGTAATAAGAAATTCGTTTGGTTATAGAAAGTCATACATATTTGTCAACAAGTTGTGACCACATGTCTAGACTTATCATAAAACTGACCACAATAATTTTCATATCAGTCCTGGAAATTAAGTAACATGCCTAGGTGTGAAAAgccatatttcatttttttttatcgcaGATCAAGTGTATCACCATAATCTGTTGCGATTGGATTAATCCtataaaaatactatttaaGAGTACCTGCTAGAAATCCACAATATTTACTGTACTGCTTTGTAAAGATATTTCAGCATGATTTTTGACTTTTAGAACTACTCTATTCAAATGTTCACACTAGTCTTTCTTTCTGATTATTATAAACCTTGCAAACTTTCATATAAAAACCTTTATTCAATCCTTCAATGACAACTGTCCAAGTCTTATTTGCAATAGAAAGACAACATATCTTGTCAACAACAGATTGAGAGACTTGTGATGACCACAAATtagaatataattttaattgacTTAATTATGAATTTGTTTCTACCTCAAACCCTTCTCTAACACAAGGAAAACATAACAGTCTTAGAATCCAAATACAAAATAACACACCACTGCCCTTAAGAAATTAAGTACTATGCCCATAAGAATTTCCAATAGACTAATACTGATAAATCACTGGAGAATATTAGGATTTTTTTCAAGTATCATTGGATTCACTTCTTATGCATTCAGCTCTTCTTTCAACCATCTTTATGGAAAGTGGAACTTCATCAAAATCATTATTTACACATTGGTAAGTTTCAGTATTAGTAGCATGatgttatttttgaagaaatggAAACTTTCAAGGAGATTCTTACTGAAAGCTCATTTGGGTGTTCTTGTTTTGTTGCTAACATCTTTATACTCTTTTGTATCTGATAAAGATTTGAAGGGAGTATGATTTCTTGTGCTGCCTTTGCTTTAATGTCTTTTTGCTTATCAAGACAAATTGATCTTGGTTTTGAAACTGATCTCAATTTCTTCCTTGGAATTCTAACTGTTCAATTGATGAAGATCAATTTGATGCTATCTATTGTTTCTGCAATATTTTGCTATTCTCTTATGATTCTTCGTTTGAAATTTGATTCTCGGAACGAAATTGGAACTTTGAGAACGGAAGCTGATGATATAGCTATATATAGAAATTGATGCTGCAGATAGCAACAGAAATGAATTCCAACAAAATTTGTCTTTAAGAAGAAGAGTAAACCATGATGatgggtataattggaaaaagtATGAAGAGAAAGTAGCAAAAGAAGGGGAAAATCAAAGAAGCTATTATAAATGTACATGGCCTAATTGTTTTGTGAAGAAAAAGGTTGAGTATAGATGGAGAAATTATTGAGACATTATACAAAGGTACACATAATCATTGTAAGCCAACGTCTTCAATGAAGAGGAACTCATCATCTGAGTATCTTTATTCACTTTTACCTTCTGAGACTGGCCCTATTGACTTGCTAGATCAATCATTTGGCAGTGAACAATTGGATTCTGATGAAGAACCTGTAAAGTCTTCAGTATCAATATGAAATGTTTTGATATTGAAGTTGATTTGGGATTAGAGACATGGTGTGTTAGGAATTTATGATAGTTTAGTCTGTTTTTGCTGGTTACTTGCCTTAATCTTTATATGCATCATAGATTTGATTGATTAATGAAACTGGATTCAATAGTTCCATTGGTGCTTTTTTGTAAGTTATAGTGAGATTTTACTAATACAAATGAAGAGATTAAAAAGACTCCCCAAATGGATTTCATATTCTTTGTACTATATACAAATGAAGTTGGAAGCTCTAGACTTCAATCAAATTTACAATTCCTATGAAATTGAAACTTGGGTAGAACTTCCAATTCTAAGTATTTAGCAATATACTTGTTGGTTGCTTCACTTGGATGCACACTGTCCCAAAATACATATTTAGAAGCGTCATCACATACAGGTGTGAGTTCATTGCACAATGGAGTTACTTCAAATGTGCCAGTTCCGCAATATCCTTTGTTTGTTTCCTTGAAACCTGTAtaataaaaactcaaaaaaatacaaaataaatactaTAGGAAACAAATTTTTGGCACACTCATGCAAAAGGAAAATATTGAACGACGTTTTCTCAACCTTTTTAATTTGGcaaatgttaatttgtgcccTTAAGGACATATGTTAAGGAactcattataaaaatatatgtatcaaAAATCGTGCATTTAATTAGAGTataagttaacatgaccctttgAGTTTTTATAATTCAAGGCTAATTAACTAGTGAGTGAATTATACCCACTCACCAACTAATTAGCTTTGaattatatcatttattacTAAACTTGTCCCATATTTATGTCACTTACTTTCAAACTAATCATTACAAGTCAATAAAACCAAGTTG
Above is a genomic segment from Medicago truncatula cultivar Jemalong A17 chromosome 5, MtrunA17r5.0-ANR, whole genome shotgun sequence containing:
- the LOC11437088 gene encoding exocyst complex component EXO70B1, with product MTVHMLIKVQRWLLQTKVWRFVGFASAAVGLVCYALSSSFNYLFGNWNLLKIILYTVFSFIICIMILYENIWKQSRSLRFKAHTAFLVLTITSVYSFYFDKVVNGKPDAYSLISCAAFAIMSLSLSRQSHCGFEVDLLYFFLGCLTVLLMKIKFQLFIIGAGFASSATRCFTEVFHGSTFQLLNFANAVADGSPSIWCLFKMLAIFETLHHLISKFHLGPDSSVKEAAVTVQNRLGEAIRDLFLKLNYLTFRVPAAKKVSRSDGRHHPTAVQIISYVTSACRSRHTLEQVLQEYPKVNNGVVVKDSFIEQMEWIMDMLEKRLTYKSKEYRELALRYLFMMNNRRHIEAMIKSLDLETIFGNDWFQRNQAKFQQDLDLYQRYSWNKVLEFLKLDNNDCAALNGDVAEDILKEKLKLFNKQFEEFSPIGLYMIRSLKKK